From the genome of Streptomyces sp. NBC_01341, one region includes:
- a CDS encoding SCO6880 family protein: MTIQSHTIAPRRTYLIGRARPNAIVGKNRETGEIALIIAGAFLGMMSGLLVPALSLRIVSLVGFPMLALAVVYVPYKGRTFYKWFEINRSFKRTLRRGTAYRSSAMEAGVRTDGREVEIGPPPGIGRISWLAAPFGPDEIAVLLHADRRTVTAAIEIEGPGVGLRDSEDQEALVDRFGTLLKHVANGDGFVTRLQMLARTLPADPDAHAKDVAQRGDRTAPGWLQDSYDQLQSMVSTSSEQHRAYLVACMHYSRDLAAEANAMARAIRPQGGRKVDRDAGLAVVMARELTDICARLAEADIRVRQPLGQSRLASLVHSMYDPDHPIDHIQAMTKRNAWPAELDAVEPTFLQAKTRESTTRAPWCHATAWVKEWPMTPVGVNFLAPLLVHTPDVIRTVAVCMDLEPTEIAIERMLTEKTNDDAEASRQAKMNRTVDPRDIAAHGRLDQRGEDLASGAAGVNLVGYITVSSRSPEALARDKRTIRASAGKSYLKLEWCDREHHRAFVNTLPFATGIRR; this comes from the coding sequence TTGACGATCCAGTCCCACACGATCGCGCCCCGCCGCACGTATCTCATCGGCCGGGCCCGGCCGAACGCGATCGTCGGCAAGAACCGCGAGACGGGCGAGATCGCGCTGATCATCGCCGGGGCGTTCCTCGGCATGATGAGCGGCCTCCTCGTCCCGGCGCTCTCCCTGCGCATCGTGTCCCTCGTGGGCTTTCCCATGCTGGCCCTGGCCGTCGTGTACGTCCCCTACAAGGGCCGCACCTTCTACAAGTGGTTCGAGATCAACCGCAGCTTCAAGCGCACCCTGCGCCGCGGTACGGCCTACCGTTCCTCCGCCATGGAGGCGGGCGTGAGGACCGACGGGCGCGAGGTCGAGATCGGGCCGCCGCCCGGCATCGGCAGGATCAGCTGGCTCGCCGCACCGTTCGGGCCCGACGAGATCGCCGTGCTGCTGCACGCGGACCGCCGTACCGTCACCGCGGCCATCGAGATCGAGGGCCCGGGCGTCGGACTCCGCGACAGCGAGGACCAGGAGGCCCTGGTCGACCGCTTCGGCACCCTGCTCAAGCACGTGGCCAACGGCGACGGTTTCGTGACGCGCCTCCAGATGCTCGCCCGCACCCTCCCCGCCGACCCCGACGCCCACGCGAAGGACGTCGCCCAGCGCGGTGACAGAACCGCACCCGGCTGGCTGCAGGACTCCTACGACCAGCTCCAGTCGATGGTCTCCACCTCCAGCGAGCAGCACCGCGCCTACCTCGTGGCCTGCATGCACTACAGCCGCGACCTGGCCGCCGAGGCCAACGCCATGGCCCGCGCCATCCGCCCCCAGGGCGGCCGCAAGGTGGACCGCGACGCCGGGCTCGCCGTCGTCATGGCACGCGAGCTGACCGACATCTGCGCCCGGCTCGCCGAGGCGGACATCCGGGTACGCCAGCCGCTCGGGCAGAGCCGTCTGGCCTCCCTCGTCCACTCGATGTACGACCCGGACCACCCCATCGACCACATCCAGGCCATGACCAAGCGCAATGCCTGGCCTGCCGAACTCGACGCGGTCGAGCCGACGTTCCTGCAGGCCAAGACCCGCGAGTCCACCACCCGCGCCCCCTGGTGCCATGCCACGGCCTGGGTGAAGGAATGGCCCATGACCCCGGTCGGCGTGAACTTCCTGGCACCCCTCCTCGTCCACACACCCGACGTGATCCGCACGGTCGCCGTCTGCATGGACCTCGAACCCACCGAGATCGCCATCGAGCGGATGCTGACCGAGAAGACCAACGACGACGCCGAGGCGAGCCGCCAGGCCAAGATGAACCGCACGGTCGACCCGCGCGACATCGCCGCCCACGGCCGGCTCGACCAGCGGGGTGAAGATCTGGCGAGCGGCGCGGCCGGGGTGAACCTCGTGGGGTACATCACCGTGTCGTCCCGGTCCCCCGAAGCCCTCGCCCGCGACAAGCGGACGATCCGGGCCTCGGCCGGCAAGTCGTATCTGAAGCTGGAGTGGTGCGACCGGGAGCACCACCGCGCCTTCGTGAACACCTTGCCGTTCGCCACCGGTATCCGTCGCTAA
- a CDS encoding ATP-binding protein yields MRDPLSALSDAFTGFLFGKVETTRLPVRTSTGQAQAVYLPTAAPGLGDSGVIIGREVYSGKGYIYDPFQLYGQQLPAPHWLVLGESGNGKSALEKTYVLRQLRFRDRQVVVLDAQGEDGVGEWNLIAEELGITPIRLDPAAALNDGIRLNPLDPSITTTGQLALLRTIIEVAMGHGLDERSGFALKVAHAYVSDTITARQPVLMDIVEQLRHPKPESAEAMNVDIDDVRAWGLDVALVLDRLVDGDLRGMFDGPTTIGIDLDAPLIVFDLSHIDRNSIAMPILMAIVGVWLEHTWIRPDRKKRIFLVEEAWHIINSPFVAQLFQRLLKFGRRLGLSFVAVVHHLSDVVDGAAAKEAAAILKMASTRTIYAQKADEARATGKVIGLPRWAVEIIPTLTPGIAVWDVNGNVQVVKHLITEAERPLVFTDRAMTEGSTSDLLPEDVRAAELEAEQRAAHIEYQQRVNESSESTVA; encoded by the coding sequence ATGCGAGATCCGCTGTCCGCGTTGTCGGATGCCTTCACCGGCTTCCTCTTCGGGAAGGTGGAGACGACCCGCCTGCCGGTGCGCACGTCCACCGGTCAGGCCCAGGCCGTCTACCTGCCGACCGCCGCGCCCGGCCTCGGCGACTCCGGCGTGATCATCGGGCGTGAGGTGTATTCGGGCAAGGGCTACATCTACGACCCGTTCCAGCTGTACGGACAGCAGCTCCCCGCCCCGCACTGGCTGGTCCTCGGCGAGTCGGGCAACGGCAAGTCCGCGCTGGAGAAGACCTACGTCCTGCGTCAGCTCCGCTTCCGCGACCGCCAGGTCGTCGTCCTGGACGCCCAGGGCGAGGACGGCGTCGGCGAATGGAACCTGATCGCCGAGGAACTGGGCATCACGCCCATCCGGCTGGACCCGGCGGCGGCACTGAACGACGGGATCAGGCTCAATCCGCTCGACCCCTCGATCACCACGACGGGCCAGCTCGCCCTGCTGCGCACGATCATCGAGGTCGCCATGGGCCATGGCCTCGACGAGCGCTCGGGTTTCGCGCTCAAGGTCGCCCACGCGTACGTCAGCGACACCATCACCGCCCGCCAGCCCGTGCTGATGGACATCGTGGAGCAGCTGCGCCACCCGAAGCCCGAGTCCGCCGAGGCGATGAACGTCGACATAGACGACGTACGGGCGTGGGGCCTGGACGTCGCCCTCGTCCTGGACCGCCTCGTCGACGGTGACCTGAGGGGCATGTTCGACGGCCCGACCACGATCGGCATCGACCTCGACGCGCCCCTGATCGTCTTCGACCTCTCGCACATCGACCGCAACTCCATCGCGATGCCGATCCTCATGGCGATCGTCGGCGTCTGGCTGGAGCACACCTGGATCAGGCCCGACCGGAAGAAGCGCATCTTCCTCGTCGAAGAGGCCTGGCACATCATCAACTCCCCCTTCGTCGCCCAGCTCTTCCAGCGCCTGCTGAAGTTCGGACGCCGTCTCGGGCTGTCCTTCGTGGCGGTCGTCCACCACCTCAGTGACGTCGTCGACGGAGCCGCGGCGAAGGAAGCCGCCGCCATCCTGAAGATGGCGTCCACCCGGACCATCTACGCCCAGAAGGCCGACGAGGCCAGAGCGACGGGCAAGGTCATCGGCCTGCCCAGATGGGCCGTGGAGATCATCCCGACGCTGACACCCGGCATCGCCGTATGGGACGTCAACGGCAACGTCCAGGTCGTCAAGCACCTGATCACGGAGGCGGAACGCCCCCTGGTCTTCACCGACAGGGCCATGACCGAAGGGTCCACGTCGGACCTGCTCCCCGAGGACGTGCGAGCCGCGGAGCTGGAGGCGGAGCAGCGGGCGGCCCACATCGAGTACCAGCAACGGGTCAACGAGTCCTCCGAGTCAACGGTGGCATGA
- a CDS encoding type IV secretory system conjugative DNA transfer family protein translates to MARQAPSGTGRGEQQGGIPDGLLVGLLAFLFGLTVLAWTATGLAGLFTHGAWPHAVTFTRTPLALRALAVRPTDLPGAWPDTPAGELSGHGLFWGLFIGEVMVLLVLTVFAAGVVTRWRMVRKRRATYPEAYAPAPETTHQEPAPDAVHRQPAAQEHGQAGTRSPGPPAPAPLPAAASPAVAYAPEPTAPAFPTPRTPHVMYGVSATRRPTVVQAIRDADGPALVVTSDPTVWAETKDARSKLGPVLVYDPGHLCDTPARLHWSPTAGCEDPAVAAARATALLTPVRPSAKADAAVADTAGTLLQCWLHAAAVDGRPFRQVHRWASGAGGHEPVRLLRTHPKAASGLAGLLESALTAHPERREMAQELTVRAFAALSSVHIREACTPNRADALTLESFARELGTLYVVGEPIEDPRHHPGAMPLLTALASHVVEHGRRMAARSTDGRLDPPMTLVLDDVAAVAPLPQLPELLAAGQDRGMPTLVLLRSREQARARWQEELPAPGTR, encoded by the coding sequence ATGGCACGCCAGGCACCATCCGGCACGGGGCGCGGTGAACAGCAGGGCGGTATCCCGGACGGCCTGCTGGTCGGCCTCCTGGCCTTCCTCTTCGGGCTGACGGTCCTGGCATGGACGGCCACCGGGCTCGCCGGGCTGTTCACCCACGGCGCCTGGCCGCATGCCGTCACCTTCACACGCACACCGCTCGCCCTGCGGGCCCTGGCCGTGCGGCCCACGGACCTGCCGGGGGCGTGGCCCGACACCCCGGCCGGTGAACTGTCCGGACACGGCCTGTTCTGGGGCCTGTTCATCGGCGAGGTGATGGTTCTGCTCGTCCTGACCGTGTTCGCGGCGGGTGTGGTCACCCGCTGGCGCATGGTCAGGAAGCGGCGGGCCACCTACCCGGAGGCATACGCACCCGCCCCGGAGACCACCCACCAGGAGCCCGCACCGGACGCCGTACACCGGCAACCGGCGGCCCAGGAGCACGGTCAGGCCGGCACGCGCTCCCCGGGCCCCCCGGCCCCGGCGCCACTGCCCGCCGCCGCGTCTCCTGCCGTGGCGTATGCACCGGAACCGACGGCACCCGCCTTCCCCACGCCTCGTACTCCTCACGTCATGTACGGCGTGTCCGCGACCCGCCGCCCCACGGTCGTCCAGGCCATCAGGGACGCGGACGGGCCCGCACTGGTCGTGACCTCGGATCCCACCGTCTGGGCCGAGACGAAGGACGCCCGGAGCAAGCTCGGCCCCGTCCTCGTCTACGACCCGGGCCACCTCTGCGACACCCCCGCCAGGCTCCACTGGTCGCCCACCGCCGGATGTGAGGACCCCGCCGTGGCGGCCGCACGCGCCACCGCGCTGCTCACCCCCGTACGCCCCTCGGCCAAGGCTGACGCTGCCGTCGCCGACACGGCCGGAACCCTCCTCCAGTGCTGGCTGCACGCCGCCGCGGTGGACGGCCGCCCCTTCCGCCAGGTCCACCGCTGGGCGTCCGGCGCCGGCGGCCACGAACCGGTGCGTCTGCTCCGTACCCACCCGAAGGCGGCTTCCGGGCTCGCCGGGCTGCTGGAGTCCGCGCTCACCGCCCATCCCGAACGCCGCGAGATGGCGCAGGAACTGACCGTACGGGCCTTCGCCGCCCTCTCGTCCGTCCACATCCGCGAGGCCTGCACACCCAATCGAGCCGATGCGCTCACACTGGAATCTTTTGCACGCGAACTGGGAACGCTCTATGTGGTCGGTGAACCCATCGAGGATCCCCGCCACCACCCCGGTGCGATGCCCCTGCTCACCGCACTCGCCTCGCACGTGGTCGAGCACGGCCGCCGCATGGCCGCACGGTCAACCGACGGTCGGCTCGACCCACCAATGACACTCGTCCTCGACGACGTCGCCGCCGTCGCTCCGTTGCCCCAGCTTCCGGAGCTCCTGGCAGCCGGTCAGGACCGAGGAATGCCCACGCTGGTCCTGCTCCGCTCCCGCGAGCAGGCCCGGGCCCGCTGGCAGGAGGAGCTGCCCGCTCCGGGAACACGCTGA